The Neorhizobium sp. NCHU2750 genome contains the following window.
TTCGACGCGCCGGCCCGGCAGGATGGGGAGTTGGTCGTCCATGTCTCTGCTGCCGCCCTCAGCCACCTGACCCGCATGCGCGCCGTAGGCCGGCACTACAGCGTCGAAAGTCATTTTCCCTTCGTGCCGGGTGTCGATGGTGTCGGCCGGCTTTCCGATGGCAGGCGGGTCTATTTCGCCATGCCGCGGGCACCCTATGGTGCCATGGGCGAACAGGCGGCGGTCGATACCGCACGCTGCGTGGCATTGCCGGATGATCTCGATGACGTGACGGCGGCAGCGCTTGCCAATCCCGGCATGTCCTCCTGGGCGGCCCTTCGGCACAGGGCAAGGCTCAAGCCCAACGAGACGGTGCTGATCAACGGGGCGACGGGCACCTCCGGCCGGCTCGCGGTCAAAATCGCCCGGCATATGGGCGCCGGCAAGATCATAGCCACCGGCCGCAACCTGTCCGTTCTCGAAGCCTCGGGTGCCGACGAGATCGTGCCGCTCGTGGCGGATGATCTCGAAGGCCGCTTCAAACCGCATTTTGTCTCGGGCGTCGACGTCGTGCTCGACTATCTCTGGGGCGACAGCGCGCGCGCCATTCTGGCTGCCGGCGCCAAGGCAGGACCGGACGGACGGGCGATCCGCTTCGTCCAGATCGGCTCCATGGCCGGCGGCGAGATTTTGATGCCGGCCGCCGTGCTTCGTTCATCCTCGATAGAAATGATGGGCAGCGGCATCGGCTCGGTCTCGCTGCAAAACCTCATCTCGTCGATCGCCGACATGTTCGCCGCGGCCGGATCGGCTGGTCTCGATACCGCCACCCGTGTGGTCCCGCTCGCCGACATCGAGCATGTGTGGAAGGAAGAGGAGGGCGCCGAGCGTATCGTCTTCACCCTGTGAAGCGGTCGCCAGCGCCGCAATCAGTCCCTCAGCCTCAGTTCGTCCGGCTGCATGTTGAACGAACTCAAGGTCGACAGGAAACTCATGCCGAGCAGGCTCTCGTCGAGGCGGCCGTCCGCGGCCACCATCGCCCGCACATTGCGCCGCAAAATCGGGCCGATGGCGATCTCGTTGAGCCTGACGGGCGCCACCATTGCCTGCCCGTTGGCGGTCATCACCGGGATCGTATAAGCGAGCCCGTCGGTATCGATGCCGATCGCTTTCGCATCGTCGAAGGACAGCACGATGCTGCTCGCCCCGGTATCGACCAGCATCTGGATCGTCTTGCCGTTGACGGACACATTCGCCTGGAAATGGCCGCCGATCGCCTTCTGGATGACCACCTCGTCGCCGTCCTTGCCGGTCACCACCACCGCATGGCCGGGCAGCAGGCCTGCGGTCATGCGGCCGACAAACTGGTTGGCGTCATTGCGGTAGAGATAGGCGGCGACCAGACCGAGAATGATGACGAGCCAGACGGCGAGATTGCGCAGAACCTCGTTCATCGCGCCACGCCGGCCGGCAACGATGCCGGCGCCCAGCAATCCGGCGATCGGGATCATGTAGATCAGCCGGCCGAAATCGTTGTTGTCGATCCCGAAGGTGCGGCCGGAGTCATGGTTGAAGATCAAGAGTGCCAAGCCGGCACCGAGTACGAGAAGCACGAAGGTCAGGCGGTTCATGATGTCTGCTTCTCCGGTCCCGTCCGCCCGCTGCCTGCCATGCCGTCCGACGCGAGTTCGCCTTCGATCCGCTCTCTCGCCATGCGCTGGCGCCGGGTCTCGCGTCTCGGCCTGCGCTCCACCGTCTGAAGACGCGCCGCCAGCATGTCCATGACCGTTTGCCGCTCGGCATCCGAATAGCCGATCCAGGACGCGATCTCGTCGCGCGTGCGGCCGCAACCGAAACAATAGCCGGTCTTTTCGTCGATCGAGCAGACAAGGATGCAGGGCGAGATCATCACACCTATATCGTGGGTTCGAGCGATCAGGGCAAGGGGCGATCAGGGCAAGGGGGCCGACCACAGCAGGGGGGCGATCAGCGCAAGGATTGCGAGGATCGTCACCTCGGCAATCTGTTGGCTGGCACCGATCGTATCGCCCGTATGGCCACCGATCTTACGGCGCACGAAAACGGTGAACGACTGGCCGACGGCCGCCGTGACTGCGAGTACGAAGATGGCAACCACGATGCCGAGATGCGAGCCGATGAACACGAGCCCCATTACGCCGCCGGTCAACAACGCCACATTGCGTGCTGCCTGGCTTGGTGCTCCGAGCGACGCGGCGACACCGCTGGTGCGGGCAGGCAGGAGTGCGCTCCAGTGCCAGATCATCACGGCGCGGCTGACACAGGCGGCCGCCAGCATCGATACCGCCGAAAGGCTTGAGTCGAATCGTGCCAGCGCCGCCAGAGACGCAATCTTCAATCCGAGCGACAGAATGAGCGCCACGACCCCGTAGGAGCCGATACGGCTGTCTTTCATGATGTCGAGCGCGTGGTCCCTGTCGCGCCCGCCGCCGAGGCCATCGGCTGCATCTGCAAGTCCGTCCTCGTGCAGTGCGCCGGTCATCAGCGTCATCAGCGAGATCGCGATCAGGCTCGAAACAAGCGGATCGCAAACCTGCGACAACCCGTACAGAATGAGTGCCGGCACGAGCGCAATCACCGCGCCTGCCAGTGGAAAGGCCCGCACTGACTGGGAAAACGAGCCGTTATGGCCCATGAAAAACCTGTCCGGCACGGGTATGCGGCTGAGGAATGCCACTGAGCGGGCGAGGTCAGCGATAAATTCGGTCGCGTTTGGCAGTTGTCGCTCCATGTTTCGGCGATTAAGAGAGGCGCACACAAAGCGCGATTTGCCGGCAAACACAAGCGCGCCGGTCAATACGAGAGAGACTTGAT
Protein-coding sequences here:
- a CDS encoding DUF1289 domain-containing protein — translated: MISPCILVCSIDEKTGYCFGCGRTRDEIASWIGYSDAERQTVMDMLAARLQTVERRPRRETRRQRMARERIEGELASDGMAGSGRTGPEKQTS
- the cobS gene encoding adenosylcobinamide-GDP ribazoletransferase; protein product: MERQLPNATEFIADLARSVAFLSRIPVPDRFFMGHNGSFSQSVRAFPLAGAVIALVPALILYGLSQVCDPLVSSLIAISLMTLMTGALHEDGLADAADGLGGGRDRDHALDIMKDSRIGSYGVVALILSLGLKIASLAALARFDSSLSAVSMLAAACVSRAVMIWHWSALLPARTSGVAASLGAPSQAARNVALLTGGVMGLVFIGSHLGIVVAIFVLAVTAAVGQSFTVFVRRKIGGHTGDTIGASQQIAEVTILAILALIAPLLWSAPLP
- a CDS encoding zinc-binding alcohol dehydrogenase family protein, with the translated sequence MKAAIVKGAGMAPVYGEFDAPARQDGELVVHVSAAALSHLTRMRAVGRHYSVESHFPFVPGVDGVGRLSDGRRVYFAMPRAPYGAMGEQAAVDTARCVALPDDLDDVTAAALANPGMSSWAALRHRARLKPNETVLINGATGTSGRLAVKIARHMGAGKIIATGRNLSVLEASGADEIVPLVADDLEGRFKPHFVSGVDVVLDYLWGDSARAILAAGAKAGPDGRAIRFVQIGSMAGGEILMPAAVLRSSSIEMMGSGIGSVSLQNLISSIADMFAAAGSAGLDTATRVVPLADIEHVWKEEEGAERIVFTL
- a CDS encoding TIGR02281 family clan AA aspartic protease — encoded protein: MNRLTFVLLVLGAGLALLIFNHDSGRTFGIDNNDFGRLIYMIPIAGLLGAGIVAGRRGAMNEVLRNLAVWLVIILGLVAAYLYRNDANQFVGRMTAGLLPGHAVVVTGKDGDEVVIQKAIGGHFQANVSVNGKTIQMLVDTGASSIVLSFDDAKAIGIDTDGLAYTIPVMTANGQAMVAPVRLNEIAIGPILRRNVRAMVAADGRLDESLLGMSFLSTLSSFNMQPDELRLRD